DNA from Chloroflexota bacterium:
GCTGGGCCATCGCCGGGTCGTCCCGATCTGGGTCGAGCCGCAGCTGCGCGCTGTCGAACACATGGCGTCGTGAATGCGACGCGCGCTCCAACCGATCAAGCTGCGCAACCCGCGCAAGGAGTACGCCGATGACCGACACGCGCCGATCGCACCTTCGCGAACTGCTTCGCCAGTCGCGCATCCTCATTGCCCCGGGGGCCTTCGATGCCCTCTCTGCCCGGCTCGTGGAGCAGGCCGGATTCCCCGTCGTATACATGACCGGCTCGGGTGTGTCGAATAGTCAGCTCGGCGAGCCGGACCTCGGCCTCACCAGCATGACGGAGATGGCCACCCAGGCGGCGCGGATGTGCCAGGCGACGAGCATTCCCCTCATCGCCGACGCAGATACAGGCTACGGAGGAGTGCTGAACGTCCGGCGCACGGTGCAGGAGTACGAGCGGGCCGGTGTGGCCGCGCTCCACATCGAAGACCAGGTATTTCCCAAGCGATGCGGTCACTTCGCGGGGAAGGCCGTCATCCCTTTGGACGAGATGGTGGGGAAGATCCGTGCCGCGCTCGACGCGCGATCGGATCCGGACCTGGTCATCATCGCGCGCACAGACGCGCGTGCTGTTGAGGGGTTCGACGCTGCGCTGCGCCGTGCCCATGCCTACGAGGAGGCCGGCGCGGACGCTCTTTTCGTCGAAGCGCCGCAGACGCTTGAAGAGATGGAGACGATCTGCCGATCGTTCCGGGTGCCGCTCGTGGCGAATATGGTGGAGGGCGGTGCGACCCCCATCCTTCCCGATGGTGATCTGGAGAAGCTGGGGTACCGGGTCGTCCTGCACGCCGGGTCGCTCCTCCGGACGGCTGC
Protein-coding regions in this window:
- a CDS encoding isocitrate lyase/PEP mutase family protein, which produces MTDTRRSHLRELLRQSRILIAPGAFDALSARLVEQAGFPVVYMTGSGVSNSQLGEPDLGLTSMTEMATQAARMCQATSIPLIADADTGYGGVLNVRRTVQEYERAGVAALHIEDQVFPKRCGHFAGKAVIPLDEMVGKIRAALDARSDPDLVIIARTDARAVEGFDAALRRAHAYEEAGADALFVEAPQTLEEMETICRSFRVPLVANMVEGGATPILPDGDLEKLGYRVVLHAGSLLRTAARAIQEVLDCLRRTGSTIGWEGRLISFEERNRVTNLEGMQAWADRFSAAAEGAPS